Proteins from a genomic interval of Tachyglossus aculeatus isolate mTacAcu1 chromosome 8, mTacAcu1.pri, whole genome shotgun sequence:
- the RCVRN gene encoding recoverin, giving the protein MGNSRSGALSREILEELQLSTEYGEEELCGWYQAFVRECPSGRVSRRDFESIYGKFFPDADPSAYAQHVFRSFDTNSDGSLDFKEYVVALHMTTAGGADRKLAWAFSLYDVDGNGTISKNEVLEIVQAIFKMISADDQKHLSQDEDTPEKRTEKIWMSFGKTENDKLTEEEFIHGILSNQEILRMIQFEPRKAKERGQEKKP; this is encoded by the exons ATGGGGAACAGCCGGAGCGGGGCCCTGTCCCGGGAGATCCTGGAGGAGCTGCAGCTCAGCACCGAGTACGGCGAGGAGGAGCTGTGCGGCTGGTACCAGGCCTTCGTGCGCGAGTGTCCAAGCGGCCGCGTGTCCCGCCGGGACTTCGAGAGCATCTACGGCAAGTTCTTCCCCGACGCCGACCCCTCGGCCTACGCCCAGCACGTCTTCCGCAGCTTCGACACCAACAGCGACGGCAGCCTGGACTTCAAGGAGTACGTGGTCGCCCTCCACATGACCACGGCCGGCGGGGCCGACCGCAAGCTGGCCTGGGCCTTCTCGCTGTACGACGTGGACGGGAATGGCACCATCAGCAAGAATGAAGTCCTAGAGATCGTCCAG GCCATCTTCAAAATGATCAGCGCAGACGACCAGAAGCATCTCTCCCAAGACGAGGACACTCCGGAGAAGAGGACGGAGAAGATATGGATGAGCTTTGGCAAGACGGAGAATG ACAAACTGACGGAGGAGGAGTTCATTCACGGGATCCTGTCCAATCAAGAAATCTTGCGGATGATCCAGTTCGAGCCCCGGAAAGCCAAGGAGAGGGGCCAGGAGAAGAAGCCCTGA